ATTTTCAGTGTATGTTATTCCCTCTGCCCTTAAAGCATCTTTAATCATGACATATTGAATAGATGTTGGCAATGGATATCCAATTTTAACTTTATAACCTTTTTCATGTTGTTCCTTTATCCAATTTATAAATTCTTTCCAATTATTTACAGGAATATCTTTTCTAACAACTACTGCTGAACCCTCAGTATGTAAATTCATTATAACTTTAGCCTTAGTTCCCTTGTCAATGTAGAAGATTGCTGGAGGATATCCTAATAAACCAACATCTACTTTACCTTGGGACATTAGATTCATAATGTCTGCTCCGCCAGTTGTGACTTCAACAAGTTTTATATTTGCTATTTTTTTGTCATCTTTATATAGTTCATATTCCTCTTTGGGTTTTACTTCTTTTAAATATATTCCATAATTCTTTTTAAATATATCTGGATAGTAGCATGCTACAAATAACGCTGCATGGTGATCTGTTGGTAAATAAGCAACTGTTAAAGTGGGAACTTCTGAACTTTCTTGGTTTTGAACACATCCAGATAACGATACCACAAATATTAGAGATATTATTGATATTCCTACAAGATAAGATTTTTTCACAATATCACCTCAATATACTATTAAAAGAAAAATGTTAATTATGTAATATATAAAATTTTTTATTTTTTTGCATACAATTTTTCTTATAAGAGAATAAATATATTGTAATATTATCAATTATTGTAAATATTTAAATCTTAATTTCTTTATTACAAAATCTTCTGATAATTTCTTTAACTATATCAAAAGAACTGTGAAATGGACATTTAACATAATTTTTAAATCTAACAATTTCAGGATATAAGTTATATTTTTCAAGTTCTTTTCTTAGAGTTTCTTCATCAAATGTGGTTTGATCTGGACCTAAAACAATTACATCTGGTTTTAATTTTAATATTGGCTCTAATTTATTTTTCAAACTTCCTAATATTGCTTTATCAACAGGTTTTAATGCTTCAACCATTATTCTTCTCTGCTCTTCAGGAATTATTGGTTTTCTTCCTTTAATTTTTTTGACAGTTTCGTCCCTTGCTATTATTACTATAAGTTCATCACCTAAACTCTTACAAAATTTTAATAATTCATAATGTCCAGGATGTAAAATATCAAATGTTCCAGCCGTAACAACTCTTTTTTTATTCATACTCTACCTCTTTAAAATTTAAATTTTTCTATCTCTATACTTTGCTAAATAAAATGCATTTAAAGCACCAACAACTAAAGGACCTATGGCAAATCCACTAATTCCTAATGAAAGTGGCGCTATTAAAAATGCAACAACTACGAGAACTGGATGAATATCTACTTCTTTTTTAACTATGTAAGGTCTTATTATAAAATCA
The Methanocaldococcus sp. DNA segment above includes these coding regions:
- a CDS encoding ABC transporter substrate-binding protein, with the translated sequence MKKSYLVGISIISLIFVVSLSGCVQNQESSEVPTLTVAYLPTDHHAALFVACYYPDIFKKNYGIYLKEVKPKEEYELYKDDKKIANIKLVEVTTGGADIMNLMSQGKVDVGLLGYPPAIFYIDKGTKAKVIMNLHTEGSAVVVRKDIPVNNWKEFINWIKEQHEKGYKVKIGYPLPTSIQYVMIKDALRAEGITYTENPNNKSAMVLLINCKGQKTMPQMLAQKELDAVIAWEPMPEIIQSRGIGKVIIYSGDLPSATGGTWANHPCCCVVASENALNNKKEAVITFAKLLKDATDEINKNKELAVKASAKWLGTNISIEEASIKHIKYDYRLEPVIPKVIKFVDAMKLQGLINGRLKNVSDKEAENIIFDLKIYHEILNN
- a CDS encoding FAD synthase, with the protein product MNKKRVVTAGTFDILHPGHYELLKFCKSLGDELIVIIARDETVKKIKGRKPIIPEEQRRIMVEALKPVDKAILGSLKNKLEPILKLKPDVIVLGPDQTTFDEETLRKELEKYNLYPEIVRFKNYVKCPFHSSFDIVKEIIRRFCNKEIKI